The Mixta hanseatica genome includes a region encoding these proteins:
- the trmH gene encoding tRNA (guanosine(18)-2'-O)-methyltransferase TrmH: MNAQRFARIREMLAARQHDLTVCMEQVHKPHNVSAIIRTADAVGVHEVHAVWPANRMRTVVSSAAGSNSWVQVKTHRTIADAVTHLKQQDMQVLATNLSAKAVDFREIDYTRPTCILMGQEKTGITQEALALADRDIIIPMVGMVQSLNVSVASALILYEAQRQRQNAGMYQRDISTLPRSEQQRLLFEGGYPVLARVAKQKGLPRPEIDDNGEVVADAEWWAAMQSTAKR, translated from the coding sequence ATGAATGCTCAACGTTTTGCTCGTATACGCGAGATGCTGGCCGCGCGCCAGCATGACCTTACCGTATGCATGGAGCAGGTACATAAACCCCACAACGTGTCCGCGATTATTCGTACGGCGGACGCGGTGGGCGTTCACGAAGTTCACGCCGTCTGGCCCGCTAACCGCATGCGTACCGTGGTTTCATCTGCTGCCGGCAGCAACAGCTGGGTGCAGGTAAAAACCCACCGTACCATTGCGGATGCGGTAACCCATCTGAAACAGCAGGATATGCAGGTCCTGGCGACCAATCTTTCCGCCAAAGCGGTCGATTTTCGTGAAATCGACTATACGCGCCCAACCTGCATTCTGATGGGTCAGGAAAAAACCGGAATTACTCAGGAAGCGCTGGCGCTGGCCGATCGGGACATTATTATCCCGATGGTGGGCATGGTGCAGTCACTGAATGTTTCGGTCGCCTCCGCGCTGATTCTGTATGAGGCGCAGCGCCAGCGGCAAAACGCTGGCATGTACCAACGCGATATCAGTACGCTACCGCGTTCTGAACAGCAGCGTTTGCTGTTTGAGGGCGGTTATCCGGTACTGGCGCGCGTGGCTAAACAGAAAGGCCTGCCCCGCCCTGAGATTGACGACAACGGCGAAGTGGTTGCCGATGCCGAGTGGTGGGCCGCAATGCAGTCAACGGCTAAACGATGA
- a CDS encoding nucleobase:cation symporter-2 family protein — MSANPHEIAPSATGATSKSELIYRLEDRPPLPQTLFAACQHLLAMFVAVITPALLICQALGLPAQDTQHIISMSLFASGVASILQIKTWGPVGSGLLSIQGTSFNFVSPLIMGGLALKNGGADVPTMMAALFGTLMVASCTEMVISRFLHLARRIITPLVSGIVVMIIGLSLIQVGLTSIGGGFAAMNDHTFGAPKNLLLAGAVLVVIIILNRQRNPYLRVASLVIAMAVGYLLAWALDMLPENPAPTNNALVAVPMPLYYGLGFDWNLLIPLMLVFMVTSLETIGDITATSDVSEQPVSGPLYMKRLKGGVLANGFNSFVSALFNTFPNSCFGQNNGVIQLTGVASRYVGFVVALMLIVLGLFPAVSGFVQHIPEPVLGGATIVMFGTIAASGVRIVSREPLNRRAIMIMALSLAVGLGVSQQPLILQFAPDWLKTLLSSGIAAGGITAIVLNLFFPHEK; from the coding sequence ATGTCCGCCAATCCTCATGAAATCGCCCCGTCCGCTACCGGCGCGACGTCGAAGAGCGAACTTATTTACCGTCTGGAAGATCGTCCTCCGCTACCGCAAACGCTCTTTGCCGCCTGTCAGCATTTGCTGGCAATGTTCGTGGCGGTCATTACCCCCGCCCTGTTGATTTGTCAGGCGCTTGGCCTGCCGGCTCAGGATACGCAGCACATTATCAGCATGTCGCTGTTTGCCTCTGGCGTCGCGTCGATTTTACAGATTAAAACCTGGGGCCCAGTAGGATCGGGACTGCTTTCCATTCAGGGCACCAGCTTTAACTTTGTCAGCCCGCTGATTATGGGCGGCCTGGCGTTAAAAAATGGCGGCGCCGATGTGCCGACTATGATGGCTGCTCTGTTCGGTACGCTGATGGTCGCCTCCTGTACTGAGATGGTAATTTCCCGCTTCCTGCATTTGGCACGCCGCATTATTACGCCGCTGGTGTCCGGTATCGTGGTGATGATCATTGGCCTGTCACTGATTCAGGTGGGATTAACCTCTATCGGCGGCGGCTTTGCCGCGATGAACGATCACACCTTCGGCGCGCCGAAAAATCTGCTGCTGGCCGGCGCAGTGCTGGTAGTCATCATTATCCTGAATCGTCAGCGTAACCCTTACCTACGCGTCGCCTCGCTGGTGATTGCGATGGCGGTGGGCTATTTACTGGCGTGGGCGCTGGATATGCTGCCGGAAAACCCTGCGCCGACCAACAACGCGTTGGTGGCCGTTCCGATGCCGCTCTATTATGGCCTGGGCTTTGACTGGAACCTGCTTATCCCGCTAATGCTGGTATTTATGGTGACCTCGCTGGAAACCATCGGCGATATTACCGCCACTTCTGATGTCTCAGAACAGCCGGTTAGCGGGCCGCTTTATATGAAGCGGCTAAAAGGCGGCGTGTTGGCTAACGGCTTTAACTCTTTTGTCTCTGCGCTGTTTAACACCTTCCCAAACTCCTGCTTCGGTCAGAATAACGGCGTTATCCAGCTAACCGGCGTAGCCAGCCGTTATGTCGGTTTTGTGGTGGCGCTGATGCTGATTGTGCTGGGCCTGTTTCCTGCGGTAAGCGGCTTTGTGCAGCACATTCCAGAACCGGTGCTGGGCGGCGCAACCATTGTGATGTTCGGCACTATCGCCGCTTCCGGGGTGCGTATTGTCTCGCGTGAGCCGTTAAATCGTCGGGCCATTATGATTATGGCGTTATCGCTGGCGGTGGGACTGGGCGTGTCGCAGCAGCCGCTGATCCTACAGTTTGCGCCAGACTGGTTAAAAACTTTGCTCTCCTCTGGTATCGCCGCTGGCGGCATTACCGCCATTGTGCTGAATCTGTTTTTCCCGCACGAGAAGTAA
- the spoT gene encoding bifunctional GTP diphosphokinase/guanosine-3',5'-bis pyrophosphate 3'-pyrophosphohydrolase, giving the protein MYLFESLNQLIEKYLPEEQIKRLKQAYLVSRDAHEGQTRSSGEPYITHPVAVACILAEMKLDYETLMAALLHDVIEDTPATYQDMEQLFGKSVAELVEGVSKLDKLKFRDKKEAQAENFRKMIMAMVQDIRVILIKLADRTHNMRTLGSLRPDKRRRIARETLEIYSPLAHRLGIHHLKTELEELGFEALYPNRYRVIKEVVKAARGNRKEMIQKILAEIEGRLQEAGIPCRVFGREKHLYSIYCKMHLKEQRFHSIMDIYAFRVIVRDVDTCYRVLGQMHSLYKPRPGRVKDYIAIPKANGYQSLHTSMIGPHGVPVEVQIRTEDMDQMAEMGVAAHWAYKEQGESGTTAQIRAQRWLQSLLELQQSAGSSFEFIESVKSDLFPDEIYVFTPEGRIVELPAGATPVDFAYAVHTDIGHACVGARVDRQPYPLSQPLASGQTVEIITAPGARPNAAWLNFVVSSKARAKIRQLLKNLKREDSVSLGRRLLNHALGGSRKLAEIPPESIEHELERMKLASLDDLLAEIGLGNAMSVVVAKNLLDTAGGTSSSAASRSKLPIKGADGVLITFAKCCRPIPGDPIVAHVSPGKGLVVHHESCRNIRGYQKEPEKFMAVEWDKVTEQEFVAEIKVDMFNHQGALANLTAAINTARSNIQSLNTEERDGRVYSAFIRLTARDRVHLANIMRKIRVMPDVIKVHRNRN; this is encoded by the coding sequence TTGTATCTTTTTGAAAGCCTCAATCAGCTGATTGAAAAATACTTGCCTGAGGAGCAAATCAAGCGCCTCAAGCAAGCTTATCTTGTCTCACGTGATGCTCACGAGGGGCAGACTCGCTCCAGCGGTGAGCCCTATATCACCCATCCCGTCGCCGTCGCCTGTATTCTGGCGGAAATGAAGCTCGACTATGAAACCCTCATGGCCGCGCTGCTGCATGACGTGATTGAAGACACGCCCGCCACCTATCAGGACATGGAACAGCTGTTCGGCAAAAGCGTCGCCGAACTGGTTGAAGGCGTATCCAAGCTGGATAAGCTGAAGTTCCGTGATAAAAAAGAGGCGCAGGCGGAAAACTTCCGCAAGATGATCATGGCGATGGTGCAGGATATCCGCGTCATCCTGATCAAGCTGGCCGACCGTACGCACAATATGCGCACGCTGGGTTCGCTGCGGCCGGATAAACGGCGGCGCATCGCGCGTGAAACGCTGGAAATCTACAGTCCGCTGGCGCACCGTCTGGGTATTCATCACCTGAAAACCGAGCTGGAAGAGCTGGGCTTCGAAGCGCTCTACCCTAATCGTTATCGCGTGATTAAAGAAGTGGTGAAAGCCGCGCGCGGTAACCGTAAAGAGATGATCCAAAAAATCCTTGCGGAGATTGAAGGGCGTTTGCAGGAGGCTGGCATTCCCTGTCGCGTCTTTGGCCGTGAGAAACACCTTTATTCCATCTACTGCAAAATGCATCTCAAAGAGCAGCGCTTCCATTCCATTATGGATATCTACGCGTTTCGCGTGATCGTCCGTGATGTGGATACCTGCTATCGCGTATTGGGTCAGATGCACAGCCTGTATAAGCCGCGTCCGGGCCGGGTGAAAGATTATATCGCTATCCCGAAAGCGAACGGCTATCAGTCGCTGCATACCTCGATGATTGGTCCGCATGGCGTGCCGGTTGAAGTGCAGATCCGTACGGAAGATATGGATCAGATGGCGGAAATGGGGGTTGCGGCGCACTGGGCTTATAAAGAACAGGGCGAGAGCGGCACCACCGCGCAGATTCGTGCGCAGCGTTGGCTGCAAAGCCTGCTGGAGCTGCAGCAAAGCGCCGGCAGCTCCTTTGAATTTATCGAAAGCGTTAAATCCGATCTGTTCCCGGATGAGATTTACGTTTTCACCCCGGAAGGGCGCATTGTCGAGCTGCCCGCGGGCGCGACGCCAGTGGATTTCGCCTATGCGGTGCATACCGATATTGGTCATGCCTGCGTGGGCGCGCGCGTCGATCGGCAGCCCTATCCCCTTTCGCAGCCGTTGGCCAGCGGCCAGACGGTGGAAATCATTACCGCGCCCGGCGCTCGGCCTAATGCCGCCTGGCTTAACTTTGTCGTCAGTTCGAAAGCGCGCGCCAAGATCCGTCAGCTGCTGAAAAACCTTAAGCGCGAAGACTCGGTCAGTCTGGGTCGCCGTCTGCTAAATCATGCGTTGGGCGGCAGCCGTAAACTGGCTGAGATCCCGCCGGAAAGCATTGAACATGAGCTGGAGCGGATGAAGCTGGCGTCGCTGGATGATCTGCTGGCGGAAATCGGTCTGGGCAATGCGATGAGCGTAGTGGTGGCGAAAAACCTGCTGGATACCGCAGGCGGCACCTCTTCCAGTGCCGCATCGCGCAGCAAACTGCCGATTAAAGGCGCTGACGGCGTGTTGATTACCTTTGCGAAGTGCTGCCGTCCGATTCCTGGCGACCCGATTGTAGCGCACGTCAGTCCTGGCAAGGGGCTGGTGGTTCACCATGAGTCGTGCCGTAATATTCGTGGCTATCAGAAAGAGCCCGAGAAATTTATGGCGGTGGAATGGGATAAGGTGACCGAGCAAGAGTTCGTCGCTGAGATTAAAGTCGATATGTTTAACCATCAGGGCGCGCTGGCGAACCTGACGGCGGCGATTAACACCGCCCGATCGAATATTCAAAGCCTGAACACGGAAGAGCGTGACGGCCGCGTTTACAGCGCCTTTATTCGTTTGACGGCACGCGATCGCGTTCATTTGGCGAATATTATGCGCAAAATTCGTGTAATGCCGGACGTCATCAAAGTTCACCGTAACCGAAACTAA
- the rpoZ gene encoding DNA-directed RNA polymerase subunit omega, which yields MARVTVQDAVEKIGNRFDLVLVAARRARQMQVSGKDPLVPEENDKPTVIALREIEEGLITNQILDVRERQEQHEQEAAELQAVTAIAEGRR from the coding sequence ATGGCACGCGTAACCGTTCAGGACGCAGTAGAGAAAATTGGTAACCGTTTTGACCTGGTTCTGGTCGCTGCACGTCGCGCACGTCAGATGCAGGTGAGCGGTAAAGATCCGCTGGTACCGGAAGAGAACGATAAACCGACCGTTATCGCTCTGCGCGAAATCGAAGAAGGCCTGATCACTAATCAGATCCTTGATGTACGTGAGCGCCAGGAACAGCATGAGCAAGAAGCCGCCGAGTTGCAGGCCGTTACCGCTATCGCTGAAGGTCGTCGTTAA
- the recG gene encoding ATP-dependent DNA helicase RecG encodes MKGRLLDAVPLSTLSGVGASQAGKLAKIGLHTVQDLLLHLPLRYEDRTQLYRINDLLPGIWATVEGEVLHTDVTFGRRRMLVSQISDGSGVVTLRFFNFNAGMKNGLSPGARVTAYGEIKRGQRGAEMIHPEYRIQGEHSVTELQETLTPVYPTTEGIRQATLRSLTDQALKLLDTCPIAELLPAELSGGLLSLPDALRTLHRPPPDMQLADLESGRHPAQRRLILEELLAHNLSMLAVRAGAQRYHALAMSPRHTLRDRLLAALPFKPTAAQQRVVKEIEQDLTHDYPMMRLVQGDVGSGKTLVAALAALDVIAHGKQVALMAPTELLAEQHANNFRQWFAPLGIEVGWLAGKQKGKARLAQQEAIASGQVSMVVGTHAIFQEQVQFNGLALVIIDEQHRFGVHQRLALWEKGEEQGFHPHQLIMTATPIPRTLAMTAYADLDTSVIDELPPGRTPVTTVAIPDSRRAEIIERVKSACQTEGRQAYWVCTLIEESDLLEAQAAEATWEELKLALPGLRVGLVHGRMKPQEKQDVMQAFKQGEMQLLVATTVIEVGVDVPNASLMIIENPERLGLAQLHQLRGRVGRGAVASHCVLLYKSPLSKTAQKRLQVLRDSNDGFVIAQCDLEIRGPGELLGTRQTGNAEFKVADLLRDQALIPEVQRIARHIHQHYPQQAQALIERWLPETDRYTNA; translated from the coding sequence ATGAAAGGCCGCCTGCTGGATGCCGTTCCGCTCAGCACTCTTTCCGGCGTAGGCGCAAGCCAGGCCGGGAAGCTGGCGAAGATCGGGCTGCATACCGTGCAGGATTTATTGCTGCACCTGCCGCTGCGTTATGAAGATCGCACGCAGCTCTACCGGATTAACGATCTGTTGCCTGGCATCTGGGCGACGGTCGAAGGCGAAGTACTGCACACCGATGTCACCTTTGGCCGCCGCCGGATGCTGGTCAGCCAGATTAGCGATGGTTCCGGCGTAGTAACGCTGCGCTTTTTCAACTTCAACGCCGGGATGAAAAATGGGCTGTCGCCCGGTGCGCGCGTGACGGCTTACGGCGAGATCAAACGGGGCCAGCGCGGCGCAGAGATGATCCATCCTGAATACCGCATTCAGGGCGAGCACAGCGTTACCGAGCTACAGGAAACGCTGACCCCGGTTTATCCCACTACCGAAGGGATTCGTCAGGCCACGCTGCGTAGCCTGACCGATCAAGCGCTGAAATTACTGGATACCTGCCCGATTGCCGAACTGCTGCCAGCAGAATTAAGCGGCGGCCTGCTTAGCCTGCCGGATGCGCTGCGCACGCTGCATCGGCCGCCACCGGATATGCAGCTGGCCGATCTGGAAAGCGGCCGCCATCCGGCCCAGCGCCGTTTGATCCTTGAAGAGCTGTTGGCGCATAACCTGAGTATGCTGGCGGTGCGCGCTGGCGCTCAACGCTATCATGCGTTGGCCATGTCGCCGCGCCATACGCTGCGCGATCGGCTACTGGCGGCACTGCCGTTTAAGCCGACCGCCGCTCAGCAGCGAGTAGTTAAAGAAATTGAGCAGGATCTTACCCATGATTACCCCATGATGCGGCTGGTGCAGGGTGATGTCGGCTCGGGCAAAACGCTGGTTGCGGCGCTGGCCGCACTGGATGTGATCGCGCACGGTAAGCAGGTGGCGCTGATGGCGCCGACCGAACTGCTGGCCGAGCAGCACGCTAACAATTTCCGGCAGTGGTTTGCGCCGCTAGGCATCGAGGTTGGTTGGCTGGCAGGCAAGCAGAAGGGTAAGGCCCGTCTGGCGCAGCAGGAAGCCATTGCCAGCGGCCAGGTTTCCATGGTGGTCGGCACGCACGCGATTTTCCAGGAGCAGGTGCAATTTAATGGCCTGGCGTTGGTGATTATTGATGAACAGCACCGCTTCGGCGTTCATCAGCGTCTGGCGCTGTGGGAAAAAGGCGAAGAGCAAGGTTTCCATCCGCATCAGCTTATTATGACCGCAACGCCCATCCCACGGACGCTGGCGATGACCGCCTATGCCGACCTGGATACCTCGGTTATTGATGAGCTGCCTCCGGGACGTACGCCGGTGACTACCGTCGCCATCCCTGACTCGCGGCGCGCTGAAATTATCGAGCGGGTAAAAAGCGCCTGCCAGACGGAAGGGCGTCAGGCTTACTGGGTGTGTACCCTGATTGAAGAGTCAGACCTGCTGGAAGCGCAGGCGGCGGAAGCGACCTGGGAAGAGTTGAAGCTGGCGCTGCCTGGTTTACGGGTTGGCCTGGTTCATGGCCGTATGAAGCCGCAGGAAAAACAGGATGTGATGCAGGCTTTTAAACAGGGCGAGATGCAGCTGCTGGTTGCGACGACGGTTATTGAAGTGGGCGTGGATGTGCCTAACGCCAGCCTGATGATTATCGAAAACCCGGAACGCCTCGGCCTGGCTCAGTTGCATCAGTTGCGCGGACGCGTAGGTCGTGGCGCGGTCGCCTCGCACTGTGTGCTGCTGTATAAATCTCCGCTGAGCAAAACGGCGCAAAAGCGTCTGCAGGTGCTACGCGATAGCAATGACGGTTTCGTTATTGCCCAGTGCGATTTGGAAATCCGTGGACCCGGAGAGCTGCTGGGTACGCGACAAACCGGCAACGCTGAATTTAAAGTGGCCGACCTGCTACGCGATCAGGCGCTTATTCCTGAAGTGCAGCGCATCGCGCGCCATATTCATCAACACTATCCGCAACAGGCGCAGGCGCTGATTGAGCGCTGGCTGCCTGAAACCGATCGCTACACCAACGCCTGA
- the gmk gene encoding guanylate kinase, whose protein sequence is MAQGTLYIISAPSGAGKSSLIQAMLKTQPLYDTQVSISHTTRGMRPGEQHGEHYYFVSKQEFETMIEQDAFLEHAEVFGNYYGTSRMAIEQVLATGVDVFLDIDWQGAQQIRQKMPSARSIFVLPPSKEELDRRLRGRGQDSEGVIARRMAQAVAEMSHYAEYDYLIVNDDFDLALSDLKTIIRAERLRMGRQKSRHDALISKLLAD, encoded by the coding sequence ATGGCTCAAGGCACGCTTTACATTATTTCCGCCCCCAGCGGCGCAGGCAAATCCAGTCTGATTCAGGCTATGCTGAAAACGCAGCCGCTTTACGATACACAGGTATCTATTTCGCATACGACGCGCGGAATGCGTCCCGGCGAACAGCATGGCGAGCACTACTACTTCGTTTCTAAGCAAGAATTCGAAACGATGATTGAGCAGGATGCTTTTCTTGAGCATGCTGAAGTGTTTGGTAACTACTACGGCACGTCACGCATGGCGATTGAACAAGTACTGGCGACCGGCGTTGATGTCTTCCTGGATATTGACTGGCAGGGCGCGCAGCAGATCCGGCAGAAAATGCCGTCGGCACGCAGTATCTTTGTTTTACCGCCCTCGAAAGAGGAGCTCGATCGCCGCTTACGCGGTCGCGGTCAGGATAGCGAAGGGGTTATCGCTCGCCGCATGGCTCAGGCCGTTGCAGAGATGAGCCACTATGCCGAGTACGACTATTTAATCGTTAATGATGATTTTGATCTGGCGCTGTCGGATCTCAAAACCATTATTCGCGCTGAGCGTCTGCGTATGGGCCGTCAAAAATCCCGGCATGATGCATTAATCAGCAAACTATTGGCAGACTGA